One genomic window of Desulfurococcus mucosus DSM 2162 includes the following:
- a CDS encoding DUF2258 domain-containing protein produces the protein MSEKTSGELNTGIIIAGAYAGKVRRTLYAQLSSRVKTDKEFAREVARASGELNMLLYHILVGELKVNKGDAVRVRVKYVVEGEPGRIKWLYDSLRLEVFKRVPDEEVEGAVNKVIAEKLREIQEQYKEAPSREEAEKILSGEEAGETGLEAVKPGGDPLDSVGSLDVIGETVEGGYLLKITGKDGSSMGVVTLAPSGEDVALDAILLGDGDKVYRYLARVRGRVDQYIEAPGKIIEELRKAKPSQLNREDAAKLIEEKMKLLI, from the coding sequence ATGAGTGAGAAAACCAGCGGAGAGCTGAACACCGGTATAATCATAGCTGGTGCATACGCTGGCAAGGTTCGTAGAACACTCTACGCCCAGCTGTCAAGCAGGGTTAAAACGGATAAGGAGTTCGCGAGAGAAGTGGCACGGGCCTCCGGAGAACTCAACATGCTACTCTACCACATACTTGTCGGGGAGCTAAAGGTGAATAAAGGCGACGCTGTAAGGGTCAGGGTAAAGTACGTGGTGGAAGGGGAACCCGGGAGGATAAAGTGGCTCTACGACTCACTGAGACTCGAAGTATTCAAGAGGGTTCCCGACGAGGAAGTAGAGGGCGCTGTCAACAAGGTTATCGCTGAAAAGCTCAGGGAGATCCAGGAGCAGTACAAGGAGGCGCCGAGCCGTGAAGAAGCGGAGAAAATACTCAGCGGTGAGGAAGCCGGGGAAACAGGTCTCGAGGCAGTTAAGCCCGGTGGAGACCCGCTTGACTCAGTGGGTTCGCTTGACGTGATCGGGGAGACAGTGGAGGGCGGATACCTCTTGAAGATCACTGGGAAGGACGGCTCGTCAATGGGGGTGGTCACACTCGCACCCAGCGGGGAGGACGTAGCGCTCGACGCAATACTACTGGGGGATGGAGACAAGGTGTACAGGTATCTAGCCAGGGTGCGTGGCAGGGTGGATCAATATATTGAGGCTCCTGGAAAAATAATTGAGGAGTTGAGGAAGGCTAAGCCCTCCCAGTTGAACAGGGAGGATGCTGCGAAACTCATAGAGGAGAAAATGAAGTTATTGATCTAA
- a CDS encoding DHHA1 domain-containing protein produces MSRRIILVHGDSDGVASGALAYAFFSARTDTQVFFTHPVGLLGDLKEFTRNGDDLLIADIALNETTAVDVLRLLEERGRYGNVVYIDHHPEPLGVSLSSVESINIVHDTCCSASELTFRYLVENGLDEEYSRVALYGAIGDYLDETPWVKKTLGEWDKRAVYLEAGVLTQALEGTRRDHEFKRRVVEYLSKNSLPSLNTAMVERALEQARRDEELRLWVKANTVVYGAVGYVVNPPGSVGKAANYARVYGRARIGVAVEERGETYVMSLRSDGSVDLNKVLRLMSREIPVMGGGHPFAAGARLEKRLFKDFLTKLNEAAGYPLDQ; encoded by the coding sequence ATGTCTAGACGCATAATACTAGTCCATGGTGATAGTGACGGCGTCGCGTCGGGTGCACTGGCATACGCTTTCTTCAGTGCGAGGACAGATACACAGGTATTCTTCACCCACCCTGTTGGCTTATTAGGCGACCTCAAGGAGTTTACGCGTAACGGTGACGACTTGTTGATCGCTGACATAGCTTTGAACGAGACAACCGCTGTAGACGTCCTCAGGCTCCTCGAGGAGCGGGGACGCTACGGTAACGTTGTCTACATTGATCACCATCCGGAGCCCCTTGGGGTATCTCTCAGCAGTGTGGAAAGCATTAACATAGTTCACGACACCTGTTGCTCAGCATCAGAGCTCACATTCAGGTATCTTGTTGAGAACGGGTTGGATGAAGAATACTCCCGTGTAGCACTCTATGGTGCTATAGGGGATTACCTTGATGAAACGCCATGGGTTAAAAAGACCCTGGGTGAATGGGATAAGAGGGCCGTCTACCTTGAGGCAGGCGTACTAACCCAGGCATTGGAGGGCACCCGGAGAGACCACGAGTTTAAACGCAGGGTTGTCGAATACCTGTCCAAGAATAGTCTCCCAAGCTTGAACACCGCCATGGTTGAGAGAGCCCTGGAGCAGGCTAGACGCGACGAGGAGCTCAGGCTATGGGTTAAAGCGAATACGGTGGTTTACGGGGCCGTAGGATACGTGGTGAATCCGCCGGGCAGTGTCGGTAAAGCAGCCAACTATGCAAGGGTTTATGGGAGGGCAAGGATAGGGGTGGCAGTGGAGGAGCGTGGGGAAACATACGTGATGAGCTTGAGGAGCGATGGATCAGTGGACTTGAACAAGGTGCTCAGGCTGATGTCCAGGGAGATACCGGTTATGGGTGGAGGACACCCATTTGCAGCTGGCGCCAGGCTTGAAAAAAGGCTCTTCAAAGACTTCCTCACTAAGCTGAATGAGGCTGCTGGTTACCCCTTAGATCAATAA
- the proS gene encoding proline--tRNA ligase yields the protein MSARKSIGIDKYKDFPEWYHSVLKEAGIIDIRYPVKGMNVWMPYGLKALRLTQRILMDLLEETGHQEAYFPTMVPESVFSREKDFLKGFGGETFVVEGTVTRKFNERLFVRPTSETVMYYMWNMWIKGRKDLPLKMYQVVNVFRYETKMTHPILRVREIMGFIEAHTAHATMEEAEKQISEAIAIYKEFFNRLQLPYFIVKTPPWDTFAGAEYNYDFITVMPDGKGLELGSVINLGQKFAKAFEIKYMDTDGVEKHVYQTCYGVSERVLGAVIGIHGDETGLFFPPDIAPIQVVIVPVMKPGENQVLEYAFKVSNILKAHGVRVFVDTDQEHTPGWKYYYWEMKGVPTRIEVGRKELDASTVTIARRDKREKHVVKLEEAVDLLRKIWSEINEYLRSRALEHLARKTVFLPEHPEDKGFDGLVIAPWDGSRECAEELEKETGKNVLGEITESPLNLPPPSQYTACGKAKADRYALLGVTY from the coding sequence ATGAGCGCCAGGAAGAGCATCGGGATAGATAAATACAAGGATTTCCCGGAGTGGTATCACAGTGTTCTGAAGGAAGCCGGCATCATAGATATACGGTACCCTGTTAAAGGCATGAATGTCTGGATGCCCTATGGCTTGAAAGCATTGAGGTTGACTCAGAGGATACTCATGGATCTACTGGAGGAGACAGGCCACCAGGAGGCCTACTTCCCCACAATGGTTCCAGAGAGCGTGTTCTCAAGGGAGAAAGACTTCCTGAAGGGCTTCGGCGGTGAAACATTCGTGGTAGAGGGGACGGTTACAAGGAAGTTTAACGAGAGGCTGTTTGTCAGGCCAACCAGTGAAACAGTAATGTACTACATGTGGAACATGTGGATAAAGGGGAGAAAGGATCTACCGCTCAAGATGTACCAGGTAGTAAACGTGTTCAGATATGAAACGAAGATGACTCACCCCATACTAAGGGTAAGGGAGATAATGGGCTTCATAGAGGCTCATACAGCACATGCAACCATGGAGGAGGCTGAGAAGCAGATTAGTGAAGCAATAGCGATATACAAGGAGTTCTTCAACAGGCTCCAGCTACCATACTTCATAGTGAAGACACCTCCATGGGACACTTTCGCCGGGGCAGAATACAACTATGACTTCATAACCGTGATGCCCGATGGTAAAGGCCTCGAACTAGGAAGCGTCATTAACCTAGGGCAGAAGTTCGCCAAGGCATTCGAGATAAAGTACATGGACACCGACGGCGTAGAGAAACATGTCTACCAGACATGCTACGGTGTGAGTGAAAGGGTTCTGGGAGCCGTTATAGGGATACACGGGGATGAAACAGGCCTGTTCTTCCCGCCGGATATCGCGCCAATACAAGTAGTCATAGTACCCGTGATGAAGCCCGGTGAAAACCAGGTCTTGGAATACGCGTTCAAAGTCAGCAACATCCTTAAGGCGCATGGTGTAAGGGTCTTCGTGGACACGGATCAAGAGCACACGCCTGGATGGAAATACTACTACTGGGAGATGAAGGGGGTCCCAACAAGGATAGAAGTGGGTAGAAAGGAGCTCGATGCATCCACGGTAACCATTGCTAGGCGGGATAAGAGGGAGAAACACGTGGTCAAGCTCGAGGAGGCAGTAGATCTACTCCGTAAAATATGGTCGGAGATAAACGAGTACCTCAGAAGCAGAGCCCTGGAGCACTTGGCCAGGAAGACAGTGTTCCTCCCAGAACACCCGGAGGACAAGGGGTTCGATGGACTGGTGATCGCGCCATGGGATGGAAGCAGGGAGTGTGCTGAGGAGCTCGAGAAGGAAACCGGTAAGAACGTCCTAGGGGAGATAACGGAGTCACCGTTAAACCTGCCGCCGCCCTCACAATACACGGCGTGCGGTAAGGCTAAGGCGGACAGATACGCGTTGCTAGGCGTAACCTATTAA
- a CDS encoding SIS domain-containing protein — translation MYRGWVEQLRGALMEWGRYRIHGVFNKIVVLGMGGSGIVGDFLSALSMIHGGLPVFTLKSHVSPGFIDSGTLAISVSYSGNTRETILATMGVLGRAGGVAVVSSGGYLRELALKHGIPFIPLPSGLAPRASLPSMLFKILGLLDSSGLRIVGRGEAEEAFAFIKDNMGGAEEEARRLAEWINSVQGLLVIATHTPLEPLAVRGKNEFNENSKIPVKVDVAPEWMHNDIVGYEQPGIPLRVVEVVDPSDRVGRGLVEFMHGVYVETGASTYRLALRGGTLLEKMMYGSLVLGLASCRLARLRGIDPLETKSIKRYKESVDSLLQA, via the coding sequence ATGTACAGAGGGTGGGTTGAACAGCTTAGAGGAGCCCTCATGGAGTGGGGGAGGTATAGGATTCACGGGGTGTTCAACAAGATAGTTGTTCTAGGCATGGGGGGCAGCGGCATAGTCGGCGACTTCCTGTCAGCGCTCTCAATGATTCATGGAGGCCTCCCGGTTTTCACGTTGAAGAGCCATGTGTCACCGGGTTTCATTGATTCCGGCACGCTGGCTATATCGGTTAGTTACAGTGGCAACACCAGGGAGACTATTCTGGCCACCATGGGTGTCCTTGGGAGGGCTGGCGGTGTCGCCGTTGTTTCCAGTGGAGGCTACCTAAGGGAGTTGGCTTTAAAGCACGGCATACCATTCATCCCGTTGCCCTCTGGGCTAGCCCCCAGGGCGTCTCTCCCATCCATGCTCTTCAAGATCCTCGGCTTACTTGACTCAAGTGGCTTAAGGATCGTGGGCAGGGGGGAGGCTGAGGAGGCGTTCGCCTTCATCAAGGATAACATGGGCGGGGCCGAGGAGGAAGCACGGAGACTGGCTGAATGGATTAACAGCGTCCAGGGCCTCCTCGTCATCGCCACTCACACACCCCTTGAACCCCTAGCTGTTAGAGGTAAGAACGAGTTCAACGAGAACAGCAAGATCCCCGTTAAGGTTGACGTCGCGCCTGAATGGATGCACAACGATATAGTGGGATACGAGCAACCCGGGATCCCCCTCAGGGTGGTTGAGGTCGTTGATCCAAGTGATAGAGTGGGACGCGGGCTCGTTGAATTCATGCATGGAGTATACGTGGAGACCGGTGCGTCAACATATAGGTTGGCTCTGAGGGGAGGCACCCTACTAGAGAAGATGATGTACGGCAGCCTTGTCCTAGGGTTGGCTAGCTGTAGGCTTGCAAGGCTCAGAGGAATTGACCCGCTTGAGACAAAGAGCATTAAAAGGTACAAGGAGTCCGTTGACAGCTTACTTCAGGCCTAG
- a CDS encoding aminopeptidase Iap family-like protein: protein MAGYVEPGSTMERRVVEKLKGIIEEHVDWTTLHTIPVVKWEWSKCMVRVNGEEYECNPLPYASKSIGEGLALQASTLRVVAGGLNGRVLLYKYPESILELRFMVGEALKAGAEAVVLIGGKGRRMSDAVLSSSIPVMNPDTPPGIPVVVLEADAARNLQREEARITVEVDAGLSEATGRTLVAGVNGDEGNVIHVSTHHDGLPGDAGFIERYSEMLRDIVASAATVGGSSVILISFTAKEHGDPWLNSYTWSWGSRHLLGILSSKSELEKVVLDINVEAGGGDNASIVDNPAPILSYNSIPTGIHLNEAGAHFALDSLTYLGHGVPAVALTGLKPDVIINHEGLKRLTQHLVEAARDPEAMLRSMWRGLIGKLGDTPLEHRDLLARIHESSRLLGPRGAVRALTRYVSTLSSIYLVTGTGFHACISHMGYSAALRGCRGILEEASEMYGRVVAWGLSGIVLDARVKLKILEDVARRIDSATLIKSNELFNKTLELEACRQSLKGVVDERQEEHRDR, encoded by the coding sequence GTGGCAGGGTACGTGGAGCCGGGTTCAACCATGGAGAGAAGGGTGGTTGAGAAGCTGAAAGGAATAATAGAGGAACACGTGGACTGGACAACGCTTCACACGATACCAGTAGTCAAATGGGAGTGGAGTAAATGCATGGTTAGGGTTAACGGGGAGGAGTACGAGTGCAACCCACTACCATATGCATCTAAATCCATTGGAGAGGGCCTGGCACTGCAAGCTAGTACACTCCGCGTGGTCGCAGGGGGCTTAAACGGCAGGGTGCTCCTTTACAAGTATCCTGAATCCATACTAGAGCTAAGATTCATGGTTGGCGAGGCACTTAAAGCAGGGGCAGAGGCAGTGGTATTGATTGGTGGAAAAGGCAGGCGGATGAGTGATGCAGTGTTATCTAGCAGCATACCCGTAATGAACCCGGATACTCCTCCAGGTATCCCAGTGGTGGTCCTCGAGGCGGATGCTGCGAGGAATCTCCAGCGTGAAGAAGCGAGGATCACTGTAGAGGTTGACGCTGGTTTAAGCGAGGCAACAGGGAGAACACTCGTGGCAGGGGTTAACGGGGATGAGGGAAACGTGATACATGTGTCAACGCATCACGACGGGTTACCGGGTGACGCCGGCTTCATAGAGAGGTATTCAGAGATGCTGAGGGATATAGTTGCCTCTGCCGCAACGGTTGGTGGAAGCAGCGTTATTCTCATCTCCTTCACGGCTAAAGAACACGGTGACCCATGGTTAAACAGCTATACATGGTCCTGGGGCTCTAGACACCTCCTCGGGATCCTCAGCTCTAAGAGTGAACTCGAAAAAGTGGTTCTAGACATAAATGTAGAGGCTGGTGGCGGGGACAACGCATCAATAGTGGATAACCCGGCACCCATACTCAGCTACAACAGTATCCCTACAGGCATCCACCTCAATGAAGCCGGAGCACACTTCGCCCTAGATAGCCTAACGTACCTCGGCCACGGGGTTCCAGCAGTGGCTTTAACCGGGTTAAAGCCTGACGTAATAATCAACCACGAAGGCTTGAAGAGGCTCACACAACACCTAGTGGAGGCGGCAAGGGACCCGGAGGCAATGCTTAGAAGCATGTGGCGTGGATTAATCGGTAAACTTGGAGACACCCCTCTAGAACACAGGGATCTCCTTGCCAGGATACATGAGTCAAGTAGACTCCTAGGGCCCCGGGGCGCTGTGAGAGCCTTAACCAGGTATGTGTCAACCCTGTCGTCAATCTACTTGGTTACAGGCACCGGGTTCCATGCCTGCATAAGTCACATGGGTTACTCCGCTGCACTCAGGGGATGCCGCGGCATCCTTGAAGAAGCCTCCGAGATGTATGGCAGGGTTGTGGCATGGGGTCTAAGCGGCATAGTCCTGGATGCCAGGGTTAAGCTGAAGATACTCGAGGATGTGGCTAGGAGGATTGACTCAGCCACGCTTATTAAGTCTAATGAACTGTTTAATAAGACCCTGGAGCTGGAGGCATGTAGGCAAAGCCTCAAAGGTGTAGTGGATGAGCGCCAGGAAGAGCATCGGGATAGATAA
- a CDS encoding V-type ATP synthase subunit B — MESKLATRVSSRLLKAQGGLLFAETIPGVTYGEIVEVLLPTGEAKLGQVIDVSRDATVIQVFGGVADVDLLKSRVKYRGETLRIPVSIDMLGRVFDGLGRPIDNGPRIVPEDYLDINGAPLNPASRLPPSEFIETGISAIDGLFSIVRGQKLPIFSGSGLPHNRIAAQIVRQARVLGKEEKFAMVFAAIGVPYDDAMFFIENFRRTGALERTVALINTASSPVIERIATPRVALTIAEHLAWTHDMHVLVVLTDMTFYCEALRELSAAREEVPGRRGYPGYMYTDLATIYERAGRVRGKKGSVTQLPILTMPDDDITHPIPDLTGYITEGQLVLSRQLWMKGIYPPFDPLMSLSRLMKDGIGAGKTREDHHGVFMQLMSAYAEGTRLRELSVIVGTEALTQRDKKYLEFADRFEREFIGQGEYEHRTIEETLNKGWELLAILPEDELKKVKVEHIRKYHPGYRGRNSQAG, encoded by the coding sequence GTGGAGTCCAAGCTCGCCACGAGAGTATCCAGCCGGCTCCTCAAAGCACAGGGTGGACTATTATTTGCTGAAACAATACCGGGTGTAACATACGGTGAAATAGTCGAGGTACTCCTGCCCACGGGTGAAGCCAAGCTGGGACAGGTGATAGACGTCAGCAGGGATGCCACAGTTATACAGGTATTCGGTGGAGTAGCAGACGTAGACCTACTCAAGTCGCGTGTCAAGTACCGTGGGGAAACACTCAGGATACCGGTAAGCATAGACATGCTGGGGAGGGTCTTCGACGGCCTCGGCAGACCCATCGACAATGGTCCAAGGATAGTACCCGAAGACTACCTTGACATCAATGGTGCCCCACTCAACCCTGCTTCAAGGCTCCCGCCCTCAGAGTTCATTGAGACAGGTATCTCAGCCATCGACGGATTATTCAGTATTGTGAGAGGACAGAAGCTCCCGATCTTCAGTGGCTCAGGCCTACCACATAACAGGATAGCCGCGCAAATAGTTAGGCAGGCGAGAGTGCTCGGTAAGGAGGAGAAGTTCGCCATGGTGTTCGCAGCCATAGGTGTACCCTACGATGACGCCATGTTCTTCATAGAAAACTTCAGGAGGACTGGAGCGCTTGAGAGAACCGTTGCACTAATCAACACTGCCAGCTCACCAGTCATCGAGAGAATTGCGACGCCACGCGTAGCGTTAACCATAGCTGAACACCTGGCCTGGACGCATGACATGCATGTCCTAGTAGTGTTGACGGATATGACGTTCTACTGTGAAGCCCTCAGAGAGCTTAGCGCTGCAAGGGAGGAGGTTCCAGGCAGGAGGGGTTACCCAGGATACATGTACACGGATCTAGCCACAATATACGAGCGTGCTGGACGTGTACGAGGCAAGAAGGGGAGTGTAACCCAGCTACCCATACTCACAATGCCCGACGACGACATCACCCATCCAATACCCGACTTAACCGGTTACATCACGGAGGGCCAGCTCGTCTTATCGAGACAGCTATGGATGAAAGGCATATACCCGCCCTTCGACCCGTTGATGAGCTTGTCGAGATTGATGAAGGACGGTATAGGTGCCGGTAAGACAAGGGAGGACCATCACGGTGTATTCATGCAGCTCATGAGCGCCTATGCAGAGGGAACAAGGCTGAGAGAGCTTTCAGTAATAGTTGGCACCGAGGCATTAACGCAGAGAGATAAGAAGTACCTTGAGTTCGCCGACAGGTTCGAGAGAGAATTCATTGGACAGGGGGAGTACGAGCATCGAACAATCGAGGAGACCTTGAACAAGGGATGGGAACTCCTAGCCATACTGCCCGAGGACGAGTTGAAGAAGGTTAAGGTAGAACACATAAGAAAGTATCATCCAGGATACAGGGGGAGGAACTCTCAGGCCGGTTGA
- a CDS encoding diphthine--ammonia ligase, with amino-acid sequence MNATVLFTGGKDSVYALHKAAEAGYRIVVLSSIIPLYRYSMLYHQPYFNILQAQSQSLGIPLETIGVSEGEMEIDALRMLLTRVRDRYGVKVVVSGAIASNYQRKRFEQVVGELGLELYTPLWGRNPYKYLGELLENGIRFIIMSITSMGIPLEILGREIEAEDVERLIKLARKYGFDPSFEGGDAETIVVDSPLFKYRLLIAGEKKILSEYEGYYEPSAVRLVKKPTSTSQHRPLSFQQGSPV; translated from the coding sequence ATGAATGCCACGGTACTGTTCACTGGTGGAAAGGACTCTGTTTACGCTCTTCACAAGGCCGCCGAGGCAGGATATAGGATTGTTGTTCTCTCATCGATTATCCCGCTTTACAGGTACTCTATGCTGTATCATCAACCCTACTTCAATATCCTGCAGGCACAGTCGCAGTCGCTTGGCATACCTCTCGAAACCATTGGAGTTAGTGAGGGAGAGATGGAGATAGACGCGTTGAGGATGTTGCTTACAAGGGTTCGGGACAGGTATGGTGTGAAGGTAGTTGTGAGCGGAGCCATAGCCAGCAACTATCAGAGAAAGAGGTTTGAACAAGTTGTAGGGGAACTAGGGCTTGAACTCTATACTCCCCTATGGGGTAGGAACCCCTACAAGTACTTGGGGGAGCTCCTTGAAAACGGTATCAGGTTCATTATCATGTCTATAACCAGCATGGGTATACCGTTGGAAATACTGGGCAGGGAGATAGAGGCGGAGGATGTTGAAAGGCTGATCAAGCTGGCACGGAAATACGGGTTTGACCCATCCTTCGAGGGGGGAGACGCTGAAACAATAGTTGTTGACTCGCCCTTATTCAAATACAGGCTACTCATAGCGGGTGAGAAGAAGATATTATCGGAGTACGAGGGTTACTATGAGCCCTCCGCGGTGAGACTCGTTAAAAAACCTACTTCAACCTCTCAACATAGACCTTTATCGTTTCAGCAAGGTTCTCCGGTTTAG
- the xerA gene encoding site-specific tyrosine recombinase/integron integrase, which translates to MPGRIDLGRAPQGILELGNDEILEEFKVSLEASGASSETVKAYLSAVKDFLSFIGGKPLREVTLKDVVAWRNERLRNGFPNRKMEGREKWQVTLHYYTMFLKRFFEWLGLNIGVSSVKKPPARINALSDEEIEKLMNAARTPLDKLILRLLVDTGLRSRELLGLRVEDVDFHSRVIRVSSAKYGKERYVTATGETFEMLRSWIALNGLKPGDRLFNLTYSGLYKKLKRLAARAGIPPEKIRPHVLRHTFATRALRRGLSLPSLQRLLGHADIKTTQVYLHLSIEDLKKEYQEKIGGGTGGLRRCVKCGREIPADALYCPYCGSSQQAASPALEA; encoded by the coding sequence TTGCCAGGCAGAATAGACCTAGGCAGGGCTCCTCAAGGCATACTTGAACTAGGCAACGATGAAATACTGGAGGAGTTCAAGGTCTCCCTTGAGGCTTCAGGTGCTTCCAGTGAAACCGTTAAAGCCTACTTATCGGCCGTCAAGGACTTCCTCAGCTTCATAGGTGGCAAACCACTTAGAGAGGTTACATTGAAGGATGTAGTGGCGTGGCGTAATGAACGGTTGAGAAACGGGTTCCCGAACAGGAAGATGGAGGGGAGGGAGAAATGGCAGGTCACACTCCACTATTACACCATGTTCCTTAAAAGGTTCTTCGAGTGGCTCGGGTTGAATATCGGTGTATCATCGGTTAAGAAGCCCCCGGCCCGTATCAACGCTTTGAGCGATGAAGAAATCGAGAAGCTGATGAATGCCGCCAGAACCCCCTTGGATAAATTGATATTGAGACTCCTCGTCGACACAGGGTTGAGAAGCCGGGAGCTCCTCGGGCTCCGCGTAGAGGACGTGGACTTCCACAGCAGGGTGATAAGGGTTTCATCAGCTAAGTACGGTAAGGAAAGGTATGTCACCGCCACAGGGGAAACCTTCGAGATGCTGCGCTCATGGATAGCGTTGAACGGTCTCAAGCCAGGGGACAGGCTCTTCAACCTGACGTACAGCGGCCTCTACAAGAAGCTCAAGAGGCTTGCGGCGAGAGCAGGCATTCCTCCGGAAAAGATCCGTCCACACGTGTTGAGACACACGTTCGCAACCAGGGCGCTGAGGCGTGGCCTGAGCCTGCCAAGCCTCCAGAGGCTGCTCGGCCACGCTGACATCAAGACAACCCAGGTCTACCTCCACCTCTCAATAGAGGACCTGAAGAAGGAGTACCAGGAGAAGATAGGGGGAGGCACAGGCGGGTTGAGGCGTTGCGTGAAATGCGGCAGGGAGATCCCTGCCGACGCATTGTACTGCCCTTACTGTGGCAGTAGCCAACAGGCGGCTTCACCGGCCCTTGAGGCTTAG
- a CDS encoding radical SAM protein, which yields MYGLKERLMHEAGYDPLRLGVEVEKHVARGDKRKYYRFRGGRWYGGIATADCVGCNLRCRFCWGWIPRDNYSSYGEFYSPREVYGRLVAIASRRGYRYVRVSGNEPTLAWQHLLELLELFEQDGRYTFILETNGIIIGADKAKARDLAGFKHLHVRVSLKGVNEDEFHRLTGARREFFSLQLKALENLLNEGVSTHPAVMLSFSEPRGVDILKERLREIDKGLADNLEEEYVFLYPHVVELMARTGLKPRVAYSPDGIPGDLV from the coding sequence ATGTATGGTTTGAAGGAGAGGCTAATGCATGAAGCAGGCTACGATCCTTTAAGGCTCGGGGTCGAGGTCGAGAAACACGTTGCGAGGGGAGACAAGAGGAAGTACTACAGGTTCAGGGGAGGCAGGTGGTATGGTGGAATCGCCACGGCAGACTGCGTGGGGTGTAATCTCAGATGCAGGTTCTGCTGGGGCTGGATACCGAGGGACAACTACTCCAGCTACGGGGAGTTCTACTCGCCTAGAGAAGTATATGGGAGGCTTGTAGCAATAGCGTCTAGGAGAGGCTACAGATATGTAAGGGTTTCAGGGAACGAGCCCACCCTTGCATGGCAGCATCTCCTGGAACTCCTCGAGCTCTTCGAGCAGGACGGCAGGTACACCTTCATACTGGAGACAAACGGGATAATCATAGGTGCCGACAAGGCTAAAGCCAGGGATCTCGCCGGGTTCAAGCACCTACACGTCAGGGTATCGTTGAAAGGGGTGAACGAGGACGAGTTCCACAGGCTTACAGGGGCTCGCCGGGAGTTCTTCTCCCTGCAGCTCAAAGCCCTTGAAAACCTCCTTAATGAAGGCGTGAGCACTCATCCAGCAGTAATGCTCTCCTTCTCAGAACCCAGGGGAGTAGATATATTGAAGGAGAGGCTAAGGGAAATAGACAAGGGGCTTGCAGACAACCTGGAGGAAGAATACGTCTTCCTCTACCCTCACGTAGTAGAGCTCATGGCGAGGACGGGTCTGAAACCCAGAGTAGCATATAGTCCAGACGGTATACCAGGTGACCTAGTGTAG